Genomic window (Oryza sativa Japonica Group chromosome 3, ASM3414082v1):
ACGTTACATTATTGTCCGTGGCTTTATTCGATTCGCGCAGGCGTTTGTAGGGCCGGAAAACTTGTATAGTAGATCATCATATATGGTGATAGCTGCAGAAGAAAACGAATTATATATGGGCCATGGACTGGAGCTGTGTGGAGGATAAAATGGTTAATAGGTAATTGAGTCCGTGATGGTTGGTGTTCATCATTGGCCTCCGGTGTACACACATGAGCCATAGCCTGCAGAAAAATCATAGAGGAGTTTTTCAGATTAGCACAGTTAATTTTGATTGACCAACAGCATATTATGTGGAAAAGAGACTGTTTACATtgctgcaaaaattgatttttagcTAAACAGATGGAATTTATCCACTAATCCAAACTTATAGTAAACAATCATAACGAGCAGCTCTATACCAACAGCAAGAAAGCAGGTAAAGGCACGCAGTAGATAACTTCGGAGTTCAGAGAGCTGTTGCTGAAAGATGAGCAAAGTTAACTTGTGCACTACTACCACTTTCCTACAGAATCCATTCATTCCCTGACATTAACAATGGAAAACACTAGTCCTGCAAATTGCATATGTTTACCTACTAAATGCAAGCTTTTGCAGCAAAAAAGCGAGACATTTCAGTAAGAAAAGGCCTGCCTCAGCAGTGCAGGAAGCCACATTGCAAGTGCCCCAGCAATTCAGCACATGAGCAATGTCGATCGAATGAATGAATAAATGAATGAATGTGAgcaatttggaaaaaaaatcttgaaaTATTGACAAATTTATGCaaaacttggaaaaaaaaaagagcttgaATGTGTGCACGTACTGGGGTTGTCAGAGGTGAGCGTGGCGGAGGAGCGGAAGTCGCAGTTCCaggggtggcggccggcggcctgGTAGAGCTGGTTCATGGCGtaggcggcgtgggcgcgcacCGTGTTGGGCTCGAAGCACGCGCCACCGGCCTGGATGGCGCCGCAGTCCACGCCCACCTGCGCGCACGCGTAGTCCAGGTCGGCCTGCAGGTCCGCCTCCGTCGCGCCGGCGCTCGCCacgcaccacccgccgccgccgcccctcggcTGCTGCTGCGATGCCCCGCCGTTGCTCgggctcgccgcgccgccggacgacgACGTCAGGCCGGCGTCGTACGCCATGGTGAGGTCGGTGTGGTACAGCCCGAACGAGCGCTCCGACGTCGGGCCGGGCTTGAGGTCCTCGTCGTAGAGCGCGAACAGGTACGTGTCCACGGGCTTGCCCGGCATCAGCGGCGTGCCGGCGCCGGACCGCAGGTGGGAGACGAGGTTGGAGACGTAGGCCCTGGCGTTGTCCGCCGTGGCGCCGGCCTCCCCGGCGTCGCCCCTGGTCGGCCACCCGGTCTCCGCCACCACGATCTCCACGTCGCCGTACCCGGCGCGCCCCAGCGCCGACTTGACGGCGTCCACCTGCGCGTCGAACATGTTGGTGTACTTGATCTTGGACCCGGCGTCGACGCGGCCGGCATTGGGCTGGAAGAGGCAGAAGGCCAGCGTCTCCGGCCGCGGGTCGGACTGGTAGGCGAAGTAGGGGTAGGGGTTGATCATGAATGGCGCGGTGGTCTTGCTCAGGAAGCCCAGGATCTGGGTCAGCTGCGGCGAGATGTCCGGGTGGAAGGCGCCGGTGGACGGCGGGTCGGACTGCGCGAGCACGGCCATGGTGTTCACGGTGGAGAACTTGATCCTGGCGgccccgtcgccggccgcggcggcggcggcgcggaggttcTGCATGGCggggaggagcgcggcggcgagggaggcgtcCCCGGACTCGAGGACCTCGTTCCCGACGGCCACGACGGAGATGGTCGACGCCGGCACGAACGGGAGCACGTTGGCGGCGAGCCAccgggacgcggcggcggggtcggcggcgagcgagggGATGTCGCCGTTGGCCACGCCAACCACGAGCGAGATGCCCGTGCCGGCGAGCGCGCGCATGATCCCCGGATCAACGCCGTACAGCCTGACCTTGGAGATGGTCGTCGACTTGAGCAGCTtcgccgtctcctccggcgccggcagGTTGTCCGCCACCTCGCCGTAGTTCACCCCGATGTACGATTGCGCTCCTGCACCCAATCCAACCAATCAAAAACCAAAAAGCCATGGAAAGAAAAAATTCCCCGAGCTTTACAGCTTCTTGATCCGGCAATTTCCTCGGGACACGAGACCGATCAAACCACCCAAAAGCTACTTACTCGACGCGGCGACGAAGCAGCAGAGCGAGACGGCCAGAGCCAAAAGGAGCTTTCTCGACTCGGCCTCCatggattcgagctcgcgccgcGCCCAGAGCAGAAAGGAGAAGTgtgaaagcagcagcagcagcagcagacgaACAAAGAAGATATGGACGCGGCGGCCAAGTGTGGCGTGAAGAGTGAagacggcgatgacgacgacccaAGGAACGGAAGCCGACCAAATCATCCAAGAATCATATGCCTACGCGGATGGAGCCTACCCCCTACGCGACGCGGCTGCTGCTACCCGGTGGCGCCCGCGCGGCTGCGTTGCGTTTGCGTGCGCCCGCCCGCCGGGAAAGCCGCGGATTCGTGGCGGGGGTAAGGTATTATTTGGTGTGCAAAACAAATGGAGTAGTATAGGAGTACAAGTACTCGTGGACGTACGTGTGCTGAGCTGTGGCCACGTGCGGCGGCCGggggagtgtgtgtgtgtgtgtgggcgcGCGCCGCGGTGGAGGCGGGGATGGCCGTTGGATCGGTGGGGAGGCCGGTGGGCGTTGGACGGCCCGGATGGGGTAGAGATGGAGATAGTAGCCGTTGTTAAGCAAGCGCGGGCCACCGtgccggcgatggtggcggtgcGATGGTTGGGTAGCTGCAGGCCTGCGGTTCTGCACGCCCGTGGACTGTGAGTGTGTGATCGGGGTGGCCCCGTTTGGGTATTACGGATCACATTTTCTCCAACCTTTTTACTGCTTTGTTTGAGGGGATGTTTAGATCTACAGTTTtcacgtgtcacatcggatattatataggatgtTCAGGcactaaaaaaactaattacataatttgtcagtaaatcgcgagacgagtttataaagcctaattaatctatcatcagcaatgtttactgtagcactacattgtcaaatcatggaacaATTAGGGTGAAAGGGTgaaaattagtcgcaatctatgtaattagttatttttagcctatatttaatacttcatgcagatgTTAAACGTTTAATGTgaaagggtgaaaaattttagggagGAATCTAAAGAGGGGCTTACTGCTTTGTTAGAGTGGGCATATGTTTAGAttcccattttttttcttcaaactttcaactcttccatcacatcaaacttttctacacacacagaCTTCCGACTTTTCTGCCGCATCgttggtgtgtttagttccacactaaaattgaaagtttgaagaaaaaaattgaaagtttatgtgtgtagtaaagttttgatgtgataaaaaagttggaagtttgaaaaaaagttgTGAACTAAATAAGagcaaacttttaatttttgcgTGAAACTAAACAGAGCCTAGATCTTGAGGTGATTTTTGGATGCCGCGTCATGGGTGAAACGCAGGATAGATTGATGATGATGCGGGAGATGCCAAGGCTGCGatgctggatttttcacattttgatccttttaaaaaacttatttcgcaaatagacccctgaaaaaacttatcccagaaatggtcctttttggggcgccagagtggctggcgccgtcatccaacgggacggc
Coding sequences:
- the LOC4333681 gene encoding glucan endo-1,3-beta-glucosidase 7 precursor: MEAESRKLLLALAVSLCCFVAASRAQSYIGVNYGEVADNLPAPEETAKLLKSTTISKVRLYGVDPGIMRALAGTGISLVVGVANGDIPSLAADPAAASRWLAANVLPFVPASTISVVAVGNEVLESGDASLAAALLPAMQNLRAAAAAAGDGAARIKFSTVNTMAVLAQSDPPSTGAFHPDISPQLTQILGFLSKTTAPFMINPYPYFAYQSDPRPETLAFCLFQPNAGRVDAGSKIKYTNMFDAQVDAVKSALGRAGYGDVEIVVAETGWPTRGDAGEAGATADNARAYVSNLVSHLRSGAGTPLMPGKPVDTYLFALYDEDLKPGPTSERSFGLYHTDLTMAYDAGLTSSSGGAASPSNGGASQQQPRGGGGGWCVASAGATEADLQADLDYACAQVGVDCGAIQAGGACFEPNTVRAHAAYAMNQLYQAAGRHPWNCDFRSSATLTSDNPSYGSCVYTGGQ